Sequence from the Mesorhizobium sp. PAMC28654 genome:
GCTACCGGCGCAGATCCGCCATGGAAGCCAAACGCCAGCGCGGCAGGCCAGCCTCTTACGCGACAATCAAGAACAAACACGAACTTGTCGCGGAGCGGCAATCAGAAATAGATGAAGGCCTTGCCAGCGACAATCAGCATGATAATTTGCACGTGACCGCGACCTGAGAATCTCATCCAGATCGCCGCTCACGTCTCATCCAGATCGTCGCGCTATAGTCGGCATCAGCGTCGAGGCCGACACGACGGTTTCCGGCAATGTCATAGAGAACGCGCCGCTCTACGGCATGCAGATCGGCTGGGGGCCGTATATGCGCAATGTGGTCGCGACCGGAAACATCATCCGCAAGGCTGGAACAGGCATCGTTGTAACCGTGGTCGAAGGCGCGGGCACCGCCGTCATCTCCGACAATGTCATCGACGGCGTGCAGAACGGAGCGGTCATCGGTCAGCGCTGGGCACAACCTGTAACCGCCGACCTCGCCGGATCAGGCAATGCCGGTTATGCGCATCTGACCGTCGAGCGCAATCGTGTCAGCTAAGTGCTGGTCTTCAGCTCAAGGCAGCGGTAGGCATCAGCGCTCCGACCTTGGCGCCGATGCGGCTTTCGATGGGTGCGTTCGCCAGTTCGAGTAACCTTGCCGCCAGAATTTCGTCCGCATGCAGCAGCTTGGCAATGACAGCCGCAACCATGGATTCGGCGGCTCGGCCGGCGCCGTCATCGCATTTGAGCGCGATGCCGAGGCCAAGTTCTGGAAGCGCCGCGCAATAGACGCCTTCGGCCCCACCCTTCACAAAGATCCGCCCAGGCGCGGCCTGCATCAGCGCCACGTCCGCCCGGCCGGTTCCGGCGACGAAGAACGGTTCGGCCATGCAGGCCGAAAGCAGCCGCTTCGCGGCTTTGGCTCGCTCGGGGCCAAAACCCGTGGTCGTCACCATGCGGGCAAAGCCGAGCGCGAAGCTCCTGAGCGGCACCGCGTAGGTCGGGATCGAGCAGCCATCGGTCGCGCGTTCATCGGCCCCATGGGCAGCGCCGGTCACCGCTTGCATGGCGTCCCGCACCATCTCCTGCTCGGCGTGGCCGGCTTTGACATAGCCTTTGTGCGCAACGCCGACATGGACGCAGGTGCAGAGAAAGCCTGAGTGTTTGCCAGAACAGTTGTTGTGCAGCGCGTTCGGCGAGCCACCAGCACGAGCAAGTGCGAGCGTTGCGTCATGGCTGGACGGCCAATGCGCGCCGCATTCCAGCGCGGTTTCGTCCAGTCCGGCCTTGGCCAGCATCGACCGCGCCAATTCGACATGAGCCGGCTCGCCTGAATGTGAAGCGCAGGCAAGCGCCAGTTCGCGGTTGCCGAAACCAAAGGCATCGGCCGCGCCACTTTCGACCAGTGGCAGCGCCTGGATCGCCTTGACGGCCGAGCGCGGAAAGACCGGTCGTGCGGTATCACCGATTTCCCAAACGGGTTTGCCATCGGCATCGAAGACCGCGATGGCGCCGCGATGCGCGCTCTCGATGATCGCGCCGCGCAGAACTTCAACCAGAACCGGATTTGTCATGACTACCCCGCAAATGCGGGCCGCTTTTATCTGATCCGATCGAGGATTGAAACGTAATTGGCGACCGCGGCGCCGCCCATGTTGAAGATGCCGCCGAGTTTCGCGCCGGGCACCTGGATGCCGCCGGCCTCGCCGACAAGCTGCATGGCCGTCAGAACATGCATCGACACGCCGGTGGCGCCGATCGGATGGCCTTTGGATTTCAGCCCGCCAGACGGATTGACCGGCAACCGCCCGTCCTTGGCGGTCTCACCGCTCAATGCCAGCTTTGCGCCCTCGCCCGGCTTCGCCAAGCCCATCGCCTCATATTCGATCAGCTCGGCGATGGTGAAGCAGTCATGCGTCTCGACGAAGGACAGATCGTCGAGCGTCACGCCGGCATTCTTCAGCGCCCGGTTCCAGGCCAGTTCACAGCCTTCGAAAGCCAGGATGTCGCGCTTCGACATCGGCAGGAAGTCCTGCACATGCTCATTGGCGCGGAAGGTGACCGCGCGGCGCATCCTCAACGCGGTCGCGGTGTCGGTGAGCACCAACGCGGCGGCGCCGTCCGAAACCAGCGAGCAGTCGGTGCGCTTCAGAGGGCCGGCAACGAATGGGTTCTTCTCGCTTTCCTGGCGGCAGAACTCAAAGCCAAAATCCTTGCGCATCTGCGCATAAGGGTTGTCGACGCCGTTCTTGTGGTTCTTGGCGGCAATCATCGCCAGTGCATCCGACTGGTCGCCATAGCGTTGGAAATAGGCTTGCGCGATCTTGCCGAAGACGCCGGCGAAGCCTGCCGGCGTCTCGCCGTCCTCCGGCAGATACGAGGCCTTGAGCAGGTTCTTGCCGATCTCGGGA
This genomic interval carries:
- a CDS encoding asparaginase; this translates as MTNPVLVEVLRGAIIESAHRGAIAVFDADGKPVWEIGDTARPVFPRSAVKAIQALPLVESGAADAFGFGNRELALACASHSGEPAHVELARSMLAKAGLDETALECGAHWPSSHDATLALARAGGSPNALHNNCSGKHSGFLCTCVHVGVAHKGYVKAGHAEQEMVRDAMQAVTGAAHGADERATDGCSIPTYAVPLRSFALGFARMVTTTGFGPERAKAAKRLLSACMAEPFFVAGTGRADVALMQAAPGRIFVKGGAEGVYCAALPELGLGIALKCDDGAGRAAESMVAAVIAKLLHADEILAARLLELANAPIESRIGAKVGALMPTAALS
- a CDS encoding acetyl-CoA acetyltransferase encodes the protein MTACIVGWAHSRFGKLEGETLESLITKVASEALEHAGIGPDDVDEIILGHFNAGFSAQDFTASLVLQADDRLRFKPATRVENACATGSAAVRQGIRAIDANAARVVLVVGAEQMTTTPGPEIGKNLLKASYLPEDGETPAGFAGVFGKIAQAYFQRYGDQSDALAMIAAKNHKNGVDNPYAQMRKDFGFEFCRQESEKNPFVAGPLKRTDCSLVSDGAAALVLTDTATALRMRRAVTFRANEHVQDFLPMSKRDILAFEGCELAWNRALKNAGVTLDDLSFVETHDCFTIAELIEYEAMGLAKPGEGAKLALSGETAKDGRLPVNPSGGLKSKGHPIGATGVSMHVLTAMQLVGEAGGIQVPGAKLGGIFNMGGAAVANYVSILDRIR